A stretch of the Erpetoichthys calabaricus chromosome 3, fErpCal1.3, whole genome shotgun sequence genome encodes the following:
- the LOC114649469 gene encoding trace amine-associated receptor 1-like encodes MNITYTDPEEHCFDNIFCYRIPRTVTSRTILYSLFFIIVMVTIGGNLFVVISISHFKQLHSPNNLLVLSLATADLLLGVCVLPFSFVRSVESCWYLGTAFCKIHTIVDVTLCTVSIFHLGFIAVDRYYAVCDPLCYSTKITIKVAFLFVLIGWVIPFLYSFSLIFFDSYNKGHEDIHAQMSCNGDKCLLLYNELWSLINLCTFVIPCFAMIGIYGQIFKVASRQANMIQSMESKAQSTDENKNKISHSRERKAAKTLGIVMGVFVCCWLPYFIVSLINVYINFTISEIVIDVVIWLGYLNSGFNPLIYAFFYPWFRKALKLMLTCKIFSSSSSNIKLYTE; translated from the coding sequence ATGAACATAACTTACACGGACCCAGAGGAGCATTGCTTTGATAATATATTTTGTTACAGGATACCTCGTACAGTAACTTCTAGAACAATtttatattctcttttttttattattgttatggtAACCATTGGTGGAAATCTTTTTGTagtcatttctatttctcattttaaacAACTCCATTCTCCAAATAATCTACTTGTCCTTTCATTGGCAACTGCAGACCTTTTGCTAGGAGTTTGTGTTCTTCCCTTCAGCTTTGTGAGGTCTGTTGAAAGTTGCTGGTATCTGGGAACTGCATTCTGTAAGATACATACTATTGTAGATGTTACACTCTGTACAGTTTCCATCTTTCACTTGGGATTTATTGCAGTTGATCGCTATTATGCAGTATGTGACCCACTGTGCTATTCCACAAAAATCACCATAAAAGTGGCcttcttatttgttttgattggtTGGGTAATACCTTTTTTATACAGTTTTAGCTTAATTTTTTTTGACTCCTACAATAAAGGTCATGAAGATATACATGCTCAGATGTCGTGTAATGGAGATAAATGCTTACTTTTGTATAATGAACTTTGGTCATTAATAAACCTCTGTACATTTGTAATACCCTGCTTTGCAATGATAGGTATATATGGTCAGATTTTTAAAGTAGCAAGCAGGCAAGCCAACATGATACAGAGTATGGAAAGCAAAGCACAATCtactgatgaaaataaaaacaaaatttcacacaGCAGAGAACGGAAAGCAGCAAAAACACTAGGTATAGTAATGGGTGTATTTGTTTGTTGCTGGCTACCATATTTTATTGTGAGtttaattaatgtttatattaattttacaatATCTGAAATAGTGATTGATGTGGTCATTTGGCTAGGTTATTTGAATTCTGGTTTTAACCCACTCATCTATGCTTTTTTCTACCCGTGGTTTAGAAAAGCTTTGAAACTAatgcttacatgtaaaatatttagttcaaGTTCTTCAAATATAAAACTATATACTGAATAA